Part of the Kineococcus aurantiacus genome, GAGCGCCCCGGCGGGGGCCGCGGCCCCCGCCGGGGCCGCGGGGCCTCAGCGGGCCAGGGTGAAGGAGGCGACCAGCTCGTTCAGCTGCACCGCCGCCCGCGACACCTCACCGGCGGTGGCGGCCGTGCGGGAGGCCCCCGACGTGGTCCGGTCGGTCGCCGCGGCGATGCCGGAGATGTTCGCGGCGATCTCCTGCGAACCGGTGGAGACCTCGGTGACGTTGCGGACCATCTCGGCCGTGGTGGCCGACTGCTCCTCCACCGCCGCGGCGATGGTGGCCTGCAACCCGTCGATGCGGGCGATGACCTCGGCGATCTGCCCGATGACCACGGTGGCGGCCTCGGCGTCGGCCTGGGTGGCGGCCACCCGCCCCACGATCTCCTCCGTGGCCCGGGCGGTCTGCTGAGCCAGCTCCTTGACCTCCCCGGCCACGACGGCGAAGCCCTTGCCCATCTCCCCGGCCCGGGCCGCTTCGATGGTGGCGTTCAAGGCCAGCAGGTTGGTCTGCTCGGCGATGGAGGTGATGAGCTTGACCACGTCGCCGATCTCGCGGGAGGAGGCGCCCAGGCGCTGGATGGTGGCGCTGGCCTGGTCGGCGGAGGCGACGGCGGTGCTGGCGGTGGAGGAGGCCTCGGCGGTGGCGGTGGCGATCTCGCGGATCGCCGAGCTCATCTCATCGCCGGCGGCGGCGACGGTGCCGATGTTGGCGCTGATCTCCTCGGTGGCCGCGGAGACGACCTGGGCCTGGGAGGCGGACTCGTCGGCCCCGGTGGACAGCTCGGCGGCCACGGCGCTCAGCCCCTCGCTGGAGGCGGCCAGCGTGGTGGCCTCGGAGGCGATGCGGTGCACCGTGCCGCCCAGGGAGTCCACCGCCTGCTGCAGGGCCCGGGCCATCCCGGCGACCTCGTCGCGGCCGTGCGCGGGGACGGCGGTGGCCAGGTCGCCCTGCGCCAGCAGCACCAGGCGGTCGCGCACCGCGGTCACCGGCCCGGTCACCGAGCGCGTCACCAGCACCGCCAGCAGCACCGAGACGAGGGAACCCGCGACACCCAGCGTCCACATGAGGACCGCGCCGCGGCGCTGCGCGGCCTCCGCGTCGGTCCGGGCCAGCGCGAAGGCGCGCTCGGCGTCGCCCGAGACCTCGTCCAGCAGCTCGCCCATGGCCGTGTACAGCTCGATCTCCCGGCCCATGACCAGCTCGGTGGCGGCCGCGGCGTCGCCACCGCGGTACCCGGCCGCGATCTGCGCGTCGGTGGCGGCGAACTGCTCGTACAGGGCACCGAGCTGTGCGATGTCGTCGTCGGTCTCGGCGGCGGTGCTGCGGTCGGCCAGGACCCGCAGGGCCTGCTCGAACCGGCCGGCGGAGTCCAGGTAGGCCCCGCGCGAGCCGGTGCCGTCGTCGAGCGCCCCGGGAGCGCGGACGGCGTCGAAGGCGTAGGCGGTCTGCCAGCCGTTGAGGTCGGCCGCGGCGTACTTGGCGGTCAGCGCGGCGGCGGAGAACCGCTGCTGCGCCTGCAGACGATCGGTCGCGGCGCCCTGGGAGGCGCCGGCGGACAGACCGGCGGCCAGCACCGCCAGCAGCAGCACGACGACCACGGAGAACGCCGCGGCCAGGCGCGGACCCAGGCGCCACCGGCGCAGAGCAGACATGGGGGAGTCATCGGCGGCGACGGTGCCGGGCTCAACCACTCGGCCCGACCCGGTCCCGCGACCCCGCCGTCACCTCAAGGCGGCCGGTGGCGGGACCGATGCACCGGGGAGGTCGTCCGCGGTCGTCGCGTCGACCCGGCCGACGGGAGGTGCACGGGACCGTGGAGGTCGTCGAGCCACCCCCCGCGACGCCGCCGGGCACCGCTGGTGCGCGCTCGCGCCCCGCGCTGCGGACGGCGGCGCTGGTGCTGGCCTACGCCGCCGCGATGCTGCTGGGCCGCGCGTCCCAGCTGCCGGGCATGCCGTTGGCGGTCGTCTGGCCCGCGGCCGGGGTGGGTTTCCTCTGGCTGGCCCGCTCCTGGCGCTCCGGCGGCCCCCGGGCGGTGCGGCGCGACGCCGCGCTCGTGGCGGGCACCGGGGTCGCGGTGCAGCTGCTCAGCGGGCAGCCCCCGCTGCCGGCCCTCGTCTTCGCCGTGGCCGGCCTGCTGCAGGCGCTGGTGGCGTGCTGGGTGCACCGGCGGCTGCAGCCGGCCGGGTTGCGGCTGCGCCAGCCGCGGGACCTGTGGGCGCTGGTCGTGGCCGCCACCGCGGGTGCGGGCGCGGGCGCGGCCCTCGGCGCCAGCGCCGCGGTCGTGCTGCTGCACGCGCCGCCGGCCACCGCCCACCTGGCCTGGGTGGTGCGCCACGCCGCCAGCACCGTCGTGCTGGCGCTGGTGTGGCTGCGCACGGGGGACCGGGAGGTGCCGACCCTGGCCCCGGTGGCCTCCCGGGTCGAGCACGTCGTGGTGCTCACGGCGTCCGTGGCGTTCTTCGTCCTGATGGGCCACCTGGACCACGAGCCGCTGGTGTTCCTGACGGTGCCGTGGGCGGTGTGGCTGGGTCTGCGCGCCGACCGCCGGGTCGCGGTGGTCGTCACGGTCGTCGACGCCACCGCGCTGGTCCTCCTGACCCGCGCCGGTGGTGGTCCCTTCCGCTCCGACGAGCCGCTGCTGCGGCTCGTCGACGTCCAGCTCCTCGTGCTGGTGCTGAGCGTGCTCACGCTGATGCTGGTGCTGCACCGGGAGGAGCGGCACCGCCTGGAACTGGGGCTGCGCCGCGCCCACCGGGCCGCGCAGGAGCAGGCGCGCCTGCTGGGGACCGTCTTCGACACCACCGGCGACGGGCTGTCCGTCTACGACGCCGACGGTCGCGCGATCCTGCGCAACCGGGCCGCCCACCGGCTCTTCCCCGACCTGCCCGTGGGCCTGGAGCGCAGCCGCTGGGCTGAGCACTTCGAGCTGCTGCGCCCCGACGGCACCCCCTGGCCCGCCGAGGACCTGCCGGTCGCGCGGGCGCTGCGCGGGCACGGCGTGCCCGGCACCGACGTGCTCGTGCGCACCCCCGCCGTCCCGGACGGCCGGCTGCTGCACGTGACCGCCCAGCCCCTGCCGGGCACGCCCGCCGGCGACGGCGAGGACGGGCGGGACGGCGGGGGGAGCGCCGGCGCGGTCGTGGGCGTGCGCGACGTCACCGCCGAACGGGCCGCGCAGGCGCGCCTGGTCGCCTCCGAGCGGCGCTTCCGCACCGCCTTTGACACCGCCCCCGTCGGGATGATGATCGTCGGGCTGGGGGAGGCCGACGCCGCCCGGATCCTGCAGGTCAACAGCACGATGTGCGCCTTCACCGGGCTCAGCGCGGCCGAGCTGCTGGCCCGCGACTTCCACGACCTGACCCACCCCGACGACCGGGCCGAGTGCATCGTCTCCTTCGCCCCGTTCCTGCTGGGCGAGGTCACCCGCGCGGAGGTGGAGAAGCGCTACGAGCGCGCCGACGGCACGACCCGCTGGGGGATGCTGTCGGCCACCGTCATGGCCACCAGCGAGGACGGCGAACCGCACCTGCTGTGCCTCATCGAGGACGTCACGGCCCGCAAGGCCGCCGAGGAGGCCCGGACGGCGGCGGAGGAGGCGCTGCGCCACCAGGCGCTGCACGACGCCCTGACCGGCCTGCCCAACCGCGTGCTCCTGCGCGACCGCCTCGCCCACGCCCTGGCCGCCGCGGAGCGGACCCGCTCGCGGGTGGGGGTCGTCTACGTCGACCTCGACGGCTTCAAGGCCGTCAACGACACCGCCGGGCACGGCGCCGGTGACGAGCTGCTGCGGGAGGTCGCCGCCCGGTTCAGCGCGTGCCTGCGCCCCGGCGACACCCTGGCCCGCCTGGGCGGGGACGAGTTCGCCGTCGTCTGCCCCGACGTGGGCACCGGGACGGGCACCGGGAGGGACGTCGGGGCGGTCGCCGCGCGCCTGCTGGCCGCCGTGCGCGAGCCGGTGCTGCTGGCGGCGGGCTCCTTCACCGTCGGGGCCAGCACCGGTACCGCCGTCGCGGACCCCGGCACCGACCCCGAGACGGTGCTGGGCCAGGCCGACGCCGCCATGTACCGGGCCAAGCGGGCCGGTGGGAACCGCACCCGCGCCCACGCGGGCGCCCCGGACGGGCAGCGGCCCGCCGTCGCGGCGCGCTGACCGCCACGAGGTCACCGGGTGCGCGCTCAGCCCCTGCGCCCGAGCCCGCGCCACCTCACCCCGCGCAGTCGGACCCCGCGCAGTCGCACCCCGCGCAGCGGCAGCCCGCGCCGCGGTGCCACCGGCAGGTCCGGGTCGGGACGGGCCCACGGCGTCGGGGCCAGCGCCTCGTCGTCGCTGGCGTCGAGGTCGAGGGCGCCCAGGCAGCGCCGCAGCGCGGTGACGACCGCGCCCGCCGTCTGCCGGTCGCGGGCCAGGGTGAACCGGGCGCCGGACTCCACCGCCGACAGGTGCTGCAGGTGCTCGCGCACCGCCTGCCGGCGCTCGGGGCCACCGTCGGAGGGGTGCTCGCGCAGCAGCCGGGCCAGGGCGTCGAGCACGGCCGCCGTGGGCCACCGCAGCTCCGCCCCCAGCGCCACGGCCCGGTCCACGGGGGCCTGGACCTCCACGAGCAGCTCGCTGAGCTCCTCGACCCGCACCGCCAGGTTCTCCAGCGCGACCCCGCTGAGGTGCTGGTGCCGGGCCTCCTCCAGGTGGGGACGGGCACGCAGGTTGCCCCGCAGCGACTCCTCGGTCTCCTCCCGGCTGGCGCGCACCGACTCCCGGACCGGGGCCACCGCGCGCAGCCGCTGCGCCCACTCCCGCGCCGGGGGCGGGTCGTCGTGGCGCAGGCCGGCGGCGAGGTCGTCGAGCTGGTCGGCCAGGACCGTCGCCAGCTCGTGCAGCGCCTGCGCCGAGCGGGCCAGCGGCACCGACGGCAGGGCGGCGTTCACGGCCACCGCGACGCACCCGCCCAGCAGGGTCAGCCCGCAGTACCCCAGCGCGTACTCGACGGGGTGCTGCGCCCCGGCCACCAGCACGAACAGGGAGACCGTCAGGACCCAGCTGCCCTGCCCGGCGAAGACCCGCCAGCCCGCCAGCAGGGTCGCGCAGAACACGACGAGAGGGATGACGAGCAGGTCCCGGCCCAGCACCTGCGCCAGCGCGAGCGCCAGCAGCGCCCCGCACAGGATCGCCGCGACCGCCCGCGCGGAGTTGCGCACCGAGCTGCGCACCGTCGACCAGGACCCCACGACGGCCCCCAGCGGGGCGAAGTAGGGGTAGGTGCCGGCGACGTCACCGGGCAGGTTCAGCGCCAGCAGCCAGGCCAGGGTGGCGGCGAGCGCGGTGCGCGCCGCCAGCCCCAGCCGCGGCCACCGGCCGAGGAACTGCTTCACGCGCGCGGTCAGGGTTTCAGGACCACCTTGATGCAGCCGTCCCGCTTGGCCTGGAACATCTCGTAGGCCTCGGGGGCGTCCTCCAGGGGGACCCGGTGGGTCGTGAGGTCGTCGATCCCCAGCGGGTCGGAGGGGTCCTCCACGAACGGCATGAGGTCGTCGACCCAGGTCTTGACGTTGCACTGCCCCATGCGCAGCTGGATCTGCTTGTCGAACATCGTCATCATCGGCATCGGGTCGGCCTCCCCGCCGTAGACCCCGGACAGCGAGACCGTCCCGCCGCGCCGGACGGCGTCGACGGCGGTCCGCACGGCCCACAGCCGGTCGATCCCGCCGGTCTCCATCACCTTCTGCGCCACGGCGTCCGGCAGCAGCCCGACGGCGGTCTGCGCGGCCTTGGCCACGACCCCCTCGGCCCCGCCGTGGGCCTCCATGCCGACGGCGTCCAGCACGGCGTCCGGTCCGCGGCCGTCGGTGCGCTCGCGCAGCCGGGTCGGGACGTCGGCGCCGGAGGGGTCGGTCAGGTCGATCGCGGTGACGCCGTTGCGGATCGCCATCTCCCGCCGCTCGGGCACGGGGTCCACCGCGATGACCTGGTACCCGCGCTGGCGGCCGATGCGGGCGGCGAACTGCCCCACCGGTCCCAGGCCCAGGACCGCGAGGGTCCCGCCCTCGGGGACGTCGGCGTACTGCACCCCCTGCCAGGCGGTCGGCAGGATGTCGGACAGGAACAGGTACCGCTCGTCCGGCGCCCCGCCGTCGCCCTCGCGGCCGACCTTGATGGGGTTGAAGTCGGCGTGCGGGACGCGCAGCAGCTCGGCCTGGCCGCCGGGCACCGACCCGTACAGCGAGGTGTACCCGAACAGGGCCGCACCGCTGCCCTTCTCGCGCACCTGCGTGGTCTCGCACTGCGTCGTCAGGCCGCGCTCGCACATCCAGCAGTGCCCGCAGGAGATCGTGAACGGGATGACGACGCGGTCGCCGGGGGCGAGGTTCGTGACCGCCGACCCGACCTCCTCGACGATCCCCATGGGTTCGTGCCCCAGCACGTCGCCCTCGGCCAGGTACGGGGCCAGCACCTCGTACAGGTGCAGGTCCGAACCGCAGATCGCCGTGGAGGTGATGCGGACCACCGCGTCGGTGGGTTCGACGATCCGGGGGTCGGGGACGTCCTGCACCGCCACGGACCGCTTGCCTTGCCACGTCAGGGCTCTCACGGGCGCGTCCTGCCTCTCGCCGGTCGGGGGGAACTCACGAGGGAACCCGCAGCGGGGCTCACGGGGGAACTCACAGCGGCGGCCCGACGACGCGGGCCAGGACGCGGCCCGCGGAGACCTTCGTCTCCACGGTGGGCTGCGGGGCGGTGGCCGGGCCGTCGAGCACGTCGCCGTCGGCGAACCGGAACTCGCTGCCGTGCCAGGGGCAGGTGATGGTCGTGCGCGGTCCCGTCCCCTTCACCTCGCCCTCGTGCAGCGAGGCCCCCAGGTGCGTGCAGGTGTCCGTCAAGGCCATGACCTCCCCGCCGCGGCGCAGCACACACAGCGGGGCGTCGCCGATCCACCGCTGCTGGGGGCGGCCCTCGGCGAGGTCGTCCAGCGGGCCGAGGTCACTGAACTCCTGGCCGTCGCCGGCGAGGTGGACGAGGTGCTCGGCGTGGTTGGCGCCGGCCGCCCAGCGGTAGGCCAGGTGCCCGCCCAGGGCGCCGGCCGCGCCCGCCACGGACGTGCCCGCGGTCCGCAGCAGCCGGCCGTGGCGGCGGGAGAACAGCGACGCCGTCCACAGCGCCGCCGCGACCGCGTTGCCCGCCGCGTGGACGATGGCGGTGCGCTGCTGGTCGGGGTGCAGGTCGACGTAGTCGGCCCAGCCGGCCAGGGCCGTCGGGGCGACGGAGGCCACGCTGACGGCGGCCAGGCCGCGGGCGGGCAGGTCCAGGGCCCGGCCGCCGGGCAGGAGGACCGACGCGGCGTCCAGCAGCAGCGCCGAGACGGACGTCCCGATGGGCAGCTGGGCCATGGCCGGGTGCAGGGGGTGCCCGGCGGGGCGGCCGTGGAGCAGGCCGCGCACGGCACCTCCGGGCAGCAGCCGGTCCGCGACGTCCTTGGCGAACCCGGCGACCGGGTCCAGGGCCGCCCACCGCGAGGGGGCGTCGAAGAGCGAGCTCAGCAGGGGCATGGGTCCGTGCTACGCCGGTCCGCCGCCTCGCGCGCGCCGAAACCGCGTGTGAGGACCGCCACGCTTGAGCACCGCGCTGCGGGGTTTCGTCGTCCGGGGGCGGGGTAGTGCGGAACTCGTGCGACCCGAACTGGTGTTCAGCCTGCTGCTGCGGGGCTTCGACGGGCTGCCCCGGCTGCGGCCCGCGCCGCTGCCGGCGCGGCTGCTGGGCCGGCGCGCGGTGCTGCTGCGCGGCCCGGAGGGGGTCCGCACGTTCTACGACTCCTCCCGCACGTCCCGCACCGGTGCGGTGCCGGCGGTCCTGAGCGACGTCCTGTTCGGCCGCGGCGCCGTCCACGGCCTCGACGACGCCGAGCACCGGGTGCGCAAGGAGCTGTTCACGACCGTGCTGGCCCCCGAGCGGGTCGACGGGCTCGTGACCGCCGCCGCGCAGGAGTGGGACCGCGCCGCGGCGCGCTGGCGCTCGGGGCCGCCCGTGGTGCTCTTCGACGAGGCCGTGGGCGTGCTGGGCCGGGCCGTGCTGCGCTGGTCCGGCGTGCGCGGTGACCACGATCACCACGGGGAGCGTGACGAGCGCACCACGACCCGCCGCGCCCACGACCTGGCGACGATCGTCGACGGGTTCGGCTCGGCCGGGCCCCGCCACCTGCGTGCCCGCGCCGCCCGCCACCGCTGCGAGCGGTGGGCCCGCGCCGCGGTCCGCGACACCCGCGCCGGCCGGCTCACCCCGCCCGCGGGCTCGGCGCTGGAGGAGGTCAGCCGGTACCGCGGCCCCGGCGGCGACGTCCTCGACGAGCGCCTGGCCGCCGTGGAGCTGCTCAACGTGCTGCGCCCCACGGTCGCTGTGGCGTGGCTGGTCACCCAAGCCGCCGTCGCCCTGCACGACGACCCCGGCTGGCGCGACCTGGTGCGCGACGCCCCGCCGGAGCGGGCGCAGGAGCTGGCCGTCGCCGTCGCCCACGAGGTGCGCCGCCGCCACCCGTTCGTCCCGGCCCTCGCGGCCCGCGCGCGCCGGGGCACGGAGGTGGGCGGCGTGCGGCTGCGCGCCGGGGACCGCCTCGTGCTGGACGTCGTCGGGACCCACCGCGACCCCGCGCAGTGGCCCGACCCCGAGCTGTTCGACCCGGGGCGGTTCGCGGGGCAGGGCGAGTGCCCGGTCTCGCACGCCTTCGCCCCGCAGGGCGCCGGTGACGCGCGCACGGGGCACCGCTGCCCCGGCGAGCCGGCGACGGTGCGGTTGCTCGCGCAGGCCGTGCGGGTGCTGTGCCACGAGGACCTCCGGTTCCCCCCGCAGGACCTGCGCGCGCCGGCCCGTCCGGTGCCGTCGCGCCCGGCGAGCGGAGTGGTGCTGGACGTCGGCCCACGGACGGGGCCGACGAGGACGCGGACGGACGAGCGC contains:
- a CDS encoding methyl-accepting chemotaxis protein; this translates as MSALRRWRLGPRLAAAFSVVVVLLLAVLAAGLSAGASQGAATDRLQAQQRFSAAALTAKYAAADLNGWQTAYAFDAVRAPGALDDGTGSRGAYLDSAGRFEQALRVLADRSTAAETDDDIAQLGALYEQFAATDAQIAAGYRGGDAAAATELVMGREIELYTAMGELLDEVSGDAERAFALARTDAEAAQRRGAVLMWTLGVAGSLVSVLLAVLVTRSVTGPVTAVRDRLVLLAQGDLATAVPAHGRDEVAGMARALQQAVDSLGGTVHRIASEATTLAASSEGLSAVAAELSTGADESASQAQVVSAATEEISANIGTVAAAGDEMSSAIREIATATAEASSTASTAVASADQASATIQRLGASSREIGDVVKLITSIAEQTNLLALNATIEAARAGEMGKGFAVVAGEVKELAQQTARATEEIVGRVAATQADAEAATVVIGQIAEVIARIDGLQATIAAAVEEQSATTAEMVRNVTEVSTGSQEIAANISGIAAATDRTTSGASRTAATAGEVSRAAVQLNELVASFTLAR
- a CDS encoding diguanylate cyclase domain-containing protein, yielding MEVVEPPPATPPGTAGARSRPALRTAALVLAYAAAMLLGRASQLPGMPLAVVWPAAGVGFLWLARSWRSGGPRAVRRDAALVAGTGVAVQLLSGQPPLPALVFAVAGLLQALVACWVHRRLQPAGLRLRQPRDLWALVVAATAGAGAGAALGASAAVVLLHAPPATAHLAWVVRHAASTVVLALVWLRTGDREVPTLAPVASRVEHVVVLTASVAFFVLMGHLDHEPLVFLTVPWAVWLGLRADRRVAVVVTVVDATALVLLTRAGGGPFRSDEPLLRLVDVQLLVLVLSVLTLMLVLHREERHRLELGLRRAHRAAQEQARLLGTVFDTTGDGLSVYDADGRAILRNRAAHRLFPDLPVGLERSRWAEHFELLRPDGTPWPAEDLPVARALRGHGVPGTDVLVRTPAVPDGRLLHVTAQPLPGTPAGDGEDGRDGGGSAGAVVGVRDVTAERAAQARLVASERRFRTAFDTAPVGMMIVGLGEADAARILQVNSTMCAFTGLSAAELLARDFHDLTHPDDRAECIVSFAPFLLGEVTRAEVEKRYERADGTTRWGMLSATVMATSEDGEPHLLCLIEDVTARKAAEEARTAAEEALRHQALHDALTGLPNRVLLRDRLAHALAAAERTRSRVGVVYVDLDGFKAVNDTAGHGAGDELLREVAARFSACLRPGDTLARLGGDEFAVVCPDVGTGTGTGRDVGAVAARLLAAVREPVLLAAGSFTVGASTGTAVADPGTDPETVLGQADAAMYRAKRAGGNRTRAHAGAPDGQRPAVAAR
- a CDS encoding FUSC family protein, with amino-acid sequence MKQFLGRWPRLGLAARTALAATLAWLLALNLPGDVAGTYPYFAPLGAVVGSWSTVRSSVRNSARAVAAILCGALLALALAQVLGRDLLVIPLVVFCATLLAGWRVFAGQGSWVLTVSLFVLVAGAQHPVEYALGYCGLTLLGGCVAVAVNAALPSVPLARSAQALHELATVLADQLDDLAAGLRHDDPPPAREWAQRLRAVAPVRESVRASREETEESLRGNLRARPHLEEARHQHLSGVALENLAVRVEELSELLVEVQAPVDRAVALGAELRWPTAAVLDALARLLREHPSDGGPERRQAVREHLQHLSAVESGARFTLARDRQTAGAVVTALRRCLGALDLDASDDEALAPTPWARPDPDLPVAPRRGLPLRGVRLRGVRLRGVRWRGLGRRG
- a CDS encoding cytochrome P450; the protein is MSTALRGFVVRGRGSAELVRPELVFSLLLRGFDGLPRLRPAPLPARLLGRRAVLLRGPEGVRTFYDSSRTSRTGAVPAVLSDVLFGRGAVHGLDDAEHRVRKELFTTVLAPERVDGLVTAAAQEWDRAAARWRSGPPVVLFDEAVGVLGRAVLRWSGVRGDHDHHGERDERTTTRRAHDLATIVDGFGSAGPRHLRARAARHRCERWARAAVRDTRAGRLTPPAGSALEEVSRYRGPGGDVLDERLAAVELLNVLRPTVAVAWLVTQAAVALHDDPGWRDLVRDAPPERAQELAVAVAHEVRRRHPFVPALAARARRGTEVGGVRLRAGDRLVLDVVGTHRDPAQWPDPELFDPGRFAGQGECPVSHAFAPQGAGDARTGHRCPGEPATVRLLAQAVRVLCHEDLRFPPQDLRAPARPVPSRPASGVVLDVGPRTGPTRTRTDERRRVRA
- a CDS encoding Rieske 2Fe-2S domain-containing protein, giving the protein MPLLSSLFDAPSRWAALDPVAGFAKDVADRLLPGGAVRGLLHGRPAGHPLHPAMAQLPIGTSVSALLLDAASVLLPGGRALDLPARGLAAVSVASVAPTALAGWADYVDLHPDQQRTAIVHAAGNAVAAALWTASLFSRRHGRLLRTAGTSVAGAAGALGGHLAYRWAAGANHAEHLVHLAGDGQEFSDLGPLDDLAEGRPQQRWIGDAPLCVLRRGGEVMALTDTCTHLGASLHEGEVKGTGPRTTITCPWHGSEFRFADGDVLDGPATAPQPTVETKVSAGRVLARVVGPPL
- a CDS encoding alcohol dehydrogenase catalytic domain-containing protein; the encoded protein is MRALTWQGKRSVAVQDVPDPRIVEPTDAVVRITSTAICGSDLHLYEVLAPYLAEGDVLGHEPMGIVEEVGSAVTNLAPGDRVVIPFTISCGHCWMCERGLTTQCETTQVREKGSGAALFGYTSLYGSVPGGQAELLRVPHADFNPIKVGREGDGGAPDERYLFLSDILPTAWQGVQYADVPEGGTLAVLGLGPVGQFAARIGRQRGYQVIAVDPVPERREMAIRNGVTAIDLTDPSGADVPTRLRERTDGRGPDAVLDAVGMEAHGGAEGVVAKAAQTAVGLLPDAVAQKVMETGGIDRLWAVRTAVDAVRRGGTVSLSGVYGGEADPMPMMTMFDKQIQLRMGQCNVKTWVDDLMPFVEDPSDPLGIDDLTTHRVPLEDAPEAYEMFQAKRDGCIKVVLKP